In Calditrichota bacterium, one genomic interval encodes:
- a CDS encoding YceI family protein: MILKIHRIIFMLILFSGLITAGDWQVDKDAKNSVVFMSSTTLLDFEGKTSDIDGYLFWKGEEIFADGNELYFEILLNTFSTGIGKRDRDMRDDILETKKYPYSSFKAKITKSEKKDEAYHVLVKGEMILHGQKKEMEIPGVITIKDGLMNIKTSFTIFLDDFKIAAPSLIAFIKVANEIKLELDFNLREIKLNL; encoded by the coding sequence ATGATCCTAAAAATTCATAGAATTATTTTTATGTTAATTCTATTTTCAGGATTAATTACTGCCGGTGATTGGCAGGTGGATAAAGATGCAAAGAACAGCGTTGTTTTTATGTCCAGCACAACTTTACTGGATTTTGAAGGAAAAACATCTGATATCGATGGCTATCTTTTTTGGAAAGGCGAGGAAATTTTTGCTGATGGTAATGAACTCTATTTTGAAATATTGTTAAATACATTTAGCACAGGAATTGGTAAAAGAGACCGTGATATGCGTGATGATATTTTGGAAACAAAAAAATATCCATATTCCTCATTTAAAGCCAAAATAACAAAATCGGAAAAAAAAGATGAAGCATATCATGTATTGGTTAAAGGCGAGATGATTTTACACGGACAAAAAAAAGAAATGGAAATACCCGGTGTAATTACCATTAAAGATGGTCTTATGAATATCAAAACAAGTTTCACAATTTTTTTAGACGACTTTAAAATTGCAGCCCCCAGTTTAATTGCTTTTATTAAAGTTGCCAACGAAATAAAGCTGGAATTGGATTTTAATCTGCGTGAAATAAAATTAAATTTGTAA
- a CDS encoding YceI family protein, producing the protein MRKLLLVYLLTGIFSCAFAGDWQVDSKAKNSIVFNSSTTLLDFEGKTENIDGYIYWEGEKVFGEKNELYFEVQLNTFDTGNGKRDRDMRNDVLHTKSYPVVSFKGNFIKVENSGSHYKVIVKGQMDLHGKKQEMEIPGTIEMMESKMNLKSSFSIFLKDYNIEAPSLAAFIKVAEEIKLDLDFNLKKLENE; encoded by the coding sequence ATGAGAAAGTTATTATTGGTTTATTTATTAACCGGTATATTTAGTTGTGCTTTTGCCGGTGATTGGCAGGTTGATAGTAAGGCAAAAAATAGTATTGTTTTTAACTCCAGCACAACGTTGTTGGATTTTGAAGGTAAAACAGAAAATATCGATGGATATATTTATTGGGAAGGTGAAAAAGTTTTTGGAGAAAAAAACGAACTCTATTTTGAAGTTCAATTAAATACTTTTGATACAGGAAATGGTAAGCGGGACAGGGACATGCGTAATGATGTTTTACATACAAAAAGCTACCCCGTGGTATCTTTTAAAGGTAACTTTATTAAAGTTGAAAATTCCGGTAGTCATTACAAAGTAATAGTAAAAGGGCAGATGGACCTGCATGGGAAAAAACAAGAAATGGAAATACCCGGGACAATTGAAATGATGGAAAGTAAAATGAATCTTAAAAGCAGTTTTAGCATTTTTCTAAAAGATTATAATATTGAGGCGCCCAGCCTTGCGGCTTTTATAAAAGTAGCAGAAGAAATAAAACTTGATCTGGATTTTAATCTGAAAAAACTTGAAAATGAATAA